Sequence from the Nocardiopsis sp. YSL2 genome:
ACCTCCAGGCCGCCCGCGTGCAGCACCATCAGGCTGACGCGGTGGGCGACCACGTCGTGCATCTCGCGGGCGATGCGGGTGCGCTCGGCGCCGATGGCCTGCTCCGCCATCAGGTGCTGTTCGCGTTCGAGGCGCTCGGCGCGTTCCTGGAGCCGGTCGACCAGCTGCCGGCGGGTGCCCACCCACAGGCCGACGGTCATGGGGACGACGAGGAGGATCGAGACGTTGACGAAGAGGGTGATCCCGGAGACGTCCAGCCCGATGCCCATCGCCAGCGTCATCAGCGCGAACCAGCCGGCGAGCAGGCGCCGGTCGTTGAAGTGGACCGCGTAGGAGTAGAGCGCGAACGCCGCCGGGACCAGGTTGCCGAAGGCGATGAGCAGGACGAACGCCAGGCCGAGCAGCCACATGGGACGGCTGCGGCGCAGGAGCACGGTCACACAGAACATCGCCGTGGGGACCAGCCCCAGGAAGAGGATGATGGCGAGCGCGACGGCCGCCTCGTGGCGCTGGGGCAGGGCGGCCAGCATGCCCTGGACGAGTCCCATCTGCGGGATGATCTGGAGGAAGAGGACGAACGGCGCCAGACCCAGGGCATAGACCCAGTCGGCGAAGCGCAGTCGGCGCTGCCACCACCATTCGGCGTTGTGGCGCCACAGCCCGCCGAGCTCCCGCGCCTGACGCGCCATCCACTCCCTCATGCGCCGGATTCTATGGCCGCACCGGCGCGGACCAGCTCGTCCTCCTGTGGCGCGCCGCCCCCGTCCGATCGTCGGTCCCGTCCGCGTCAGCGCAGGCCGGCGGGGACTCCCGTCTCCCGGCACGGGTGTGGCCCCGTCGGCGACCCCCGACGAAAGTCGGTGCCTCCGCCAGACGAAGGAGTCGCGAACCCACTCCGCACCATGCCTTTGGCCGAGGGGCGAATCGGCCCACAGGCGGACGCCCCGGCCGCTCGGCGGCTCCTAGCGTGGAGGCATACCGAGACGGACACCGGTCCGTCCCGGTCCCCACGTTCGTTCGTCCCCGTATCAGGAGTTGTCAGCCGTGACAGAGCCCATCGCCACGTCCGTCCCCACGGTCACCCCGCCACCGGTGGTGGTCGCGCGGGGGCTCACCAAGACCTACGACACCGGGGCCAGCCAGGTGCACGCCCTGGCCGGGGTGGACGTCGAGTTCCACCGCGGAGCGTTCACCGCGATCATGGGCCCCTCCGGTTCCGGCAAGTCCACCCTGATGCACTGCCTGGCCGGACTGGACACCGCCACCTCCGGCACCGTCCACCTGGGCCGCACCCAGATCACCGGGCTGCGCGACAGCGAACTGACCCAGCTGCGCCGCGACCGGATCGGCTTCATCTTCCAGTCGTTCAACCTGCTGCCGATGCTCACCGCGGAGCAGAACATCCTGCTGCCGTCGCAGATCGCCAAGCGCGCCGTGGACCGCCAGCGCTTCGACCACATCATCGACGTGGTCGGCCTGCGCGACCGCCTGGACCACCTTCCGGCCAAGCTCTCGGGCGGCCAGCAGCAGCGCGTGGCCGTGGCCCGGGCCCTGCTCAACGCCCCCGAGGTGGTCTACGCCGACGAGCCCACCGGCAACCTGGACTCGCGGTCCGGCTCGGAGGTGCTGTCGTTCCTGCGCGACTCCGCCCGGGACCTGGACCAGACCATCGTCATGGTCACCCACGACCCCGTCGCCGCCTCCTACGCCGACCGCGTGGTCTTCCTGCGCGACGGCCGCCTGGTCGACGAGGTCACCGACCCCACCGCCGAGCTCGTCTCCGCGCGCCTGCTGAAGCTGGAGGCCTGAGCGCATGCTGCGCACCACACTCGCGGGACTGAGGCTGCACAGGTCCCGCTACGTCACCACGGTCCTGGCCATCCTGCTCGGTGTCATGTTCGTCTCGGGCACCATGGTCTTCGCCGACACCCTCAACGCCAACTACGAGGAGTCCGTCATGGGCTCCGCGACCTCGGTCGACACGATCGCGGTACCCTCGGCCCCGGAGGGGACGGGCGACCCCGCCGAGGAGCCGGGCGAGCCGCCGCGGCTCACCGAAGATCAGCTGGACCACGTCCGGGCCCTACCGGAGGTCGCCGGAGCCGACGGGATGGTCCAGGGACAGGCCGTGCTCCTGGACGACGAGGGACGCGCGTCCGGCTACATGCCGCCCGCCGCCCTGGCCCTGGAGGAGGTCACCCGCTTCTCCGCCGATGAGGGCCGTCTGCCCACCGACGGAACCGAGATCGCCCTGGCCACCTCCACCGCCGACCAGACGGGTTTCGGGGTCGGCGACACCGTGACCGTGCTCGACGCCGACATGGAGGAGCGCGAGTTCACCGTCTCGGGCCTGGTCAACTTCGGTGTCGACCCGGCCTTCACCTACGGCGGCGCCCTGGTCCTGGACCCGGGCACCCTGGAGGAGATGACCGGCGCCACCGGGTACGCCGAAATCGACGTACTGGCCGCCGAGGGCTACACCGACGAGCAGGTGACCGAGGCCGTGGCCGGGGTCCTGGGTTCGGACACCGAGGTCAGCACCGGTGAGGAGTTCGGCCTGGCGATGGCCGAGGGGGCCGGGGCCGACACCGAGATGCTGCGCACCGCCCTGCTGCTGTTCGCGTTCATCGCGATGTTCGTCGCCGGGATCGTCATCTACAACACCTTCGCCATCCTCATCGCCCAGCGCCAGCGCGAACTGGCCCTGCTGCGCTGCGTGGGCGCCACCCGCGCCCAGGTCTTCCGGTCGGTCCTGGCCGAGTCCGTGGTCGTGGGCCTGGTCGCCTCCGCCCTGGGCGTCCTCGCCGGTGTGGGCATCGGTATGGCCGGCGCGGCGTTCGGCGGCCCGCTCATGGGCATGGACGCCGGCGTCCCGGTCGTGCTCACCCCCCTGGCGGTCCTGACCGGTCTGGTCGTGGGCACCGTCGTGACGGTGTGCTCCGCCCTGGTCCCGGCCATGCGCGCCACCGGGGTCGCCCCGCTGGCGGCGCTGCGCACCAGCGCCACGGCCGCGGGCCTGGAGAAGGGCACGGGGTGGGTCCGGGTCGTGTTCGGGCTGCTGGCCTTCGCGATCGCCGCGGCGATGGTGGCACTGACCCGGCTCACCGGTCCCGACCAGACGGGCCCGATCGTCGTGACCGGCGCCGCCCTGGTCGCGTTCGTGGGCGTGGTCGTCCTGGGACCGCTGATCGTCCGCGGCTGCGTGCGGCTCGTCGGCATCCCGATGCGCAGGGTGGGCGTGGCCAGCATGCTCGCCGTGGACAACTCCACGCGCAGCCCTCGCCGGGCGGCCACCGCGATGATCGCGCTGACCGTGGGCGCCACCCTGATCACGGGCTACTCCGTGGTCAGCGCGAGCGTGGAGTCGACGATGACCCGCCAGCTGGACGAGAACTTCCCCATCGACTACCAGATCACCCCGCAGTTCGCGATGGAGGGCGCGTCCGCTCCGGACGCGGACACCGGGTCCGATGAGGGGACCGCCGAGGACGTCGACGCCCCGCCGGAAGCAGAGGGCACCGAGGGTGCCGGAGGCGCGGAGGACACCGAGGGTACGGAAGGCACCGAGGACACCGCTCCGGAGTCCGGCGAGGGGTCCGTTCCCGCGGCCGGTCTGAACACGGTCCCCGACTCCGTGTTCGAGGACCTGGAGGCCGAACCGACCGTGGCCGTGGTCAGCGGCCGGCGCAACGCCTTCGTCGAGACGGACGACGGACGCTTCCTCAACATCAGCGCCTACCCCGGTGCCGACGTGGAGGACCTGGGCTTCGAGTCCACCGAGGGCGACCTCACCGACCTCGGCCCCGGAAAGATCGCCCTCCCCGAGGGGGATGCCGACGGCGCCGGTATCGGTGACACCTTCGCCCTGCCCCTGGAGGACGGCACGGAGGTGTCCCTGGAGGTCGTCGCACTTCTGGACCCCATGATGACGATGGGGGTGCTCCTGGACGAACAGGACTTCACCGAGGCCTTCCCGGAAGTGACGGGGAACGACGCCGTCATGGTCCGCGGTACTGACGACGCCGACCCCGCCGAACTGCGAGAGGCCGTCTACGCCGCGGTCGACGACC
This genomic interval carries:
- a CDS encoding ABC transporter permease, with translation MLRTTLAGLRLHRSRYVTTVLAILLGVMFVSGTMVFADTLNANYEESVMGSATSVDTIAVPSAPEGTGDPAEEPGEPPRLTEDQLDHVRALPEVAGADGMVQGQAVLLDDEGRASGYMPPAALALEEVTRFSADEGRLPTDGTEIALATSTADQTGFGVGDTVTVLDADMEEREFTVSGLVNFGVDPAFTYGGALVLDPGTLEEMTGATGYAEIDVLAAEGYTDEQVTEAVAGVLGSDTEVSTGEEFGLAMAEGAGADTEMLRTALLLFAFIAMFVAGIVIYNTFAILIAQRQRELALLRCVGATRAQVFRSVLAESVVVGLVASALGVLAGVGIGMAGAAFGGPLMGMDAGVPVVLTPLAVLTGLVVGTVVTVCSALVPAMRATGVAPLAALRTSATAAGLEKGTGWVRVVFGLLAFAIAAAMVALTRLTGPDQTGPIVVTGAALVAFVGVVVLGPLIVRGCVRLVGIPMRRVGVASMLAVDNSTRSPRRAATAMIALTVGATLITGYSVVSASVESTMTRQLDENFPIDYQITPQFAMEGASAPDADTGSDEGTAEDVDAPPEAEGTEGAGGAEDTEGTEGTEDTAPESGEGSVPAAGLNTVPDSVFEDLEAEPTVAVVSGRRNAFVETDDGRFLNISAYPGADVEDLGFESTEGDLTDLGPGKIALPEGDADGAGIGDTFALPLEDGTEVSLEVVALLDPMMTMGVLLDEQDFTEAFPEVTGNDAVMVRGTDDADPAELREAVYAAVDDHPTLQVASMAEMRGQLSEMMDIAFYTIAAMLGLAILIAVFGISNTMALSVLERTRESALLRALGLARGQLRRMLSLEAVLLCLIGAGVGIGLGVVFGWAAVEATLPDAMLSVPGAQIGVFIVIAVLAGLLASVLPGRRAAGTSITGALASE
- a CDS encoding ABC transporter ATP-binding protein; its protein translation is MTEPIATSVPTVTPPPVVVARGLTKTYDTGASQVHALAGVDVEFHRGAFTAIMGPSGSGKSTLMHCLAGLDTATSGTVHLGRTQITGLRDSELTQLRRDRIGFIFQSFNLLPMLTAEQNILLPSQIAKRAVDRQRFDHIIDVVGLRDRLDHLPAKLSGGQQQRVAVARALLNAPEVVYADEPTGNLDSRSGSEVLSFLRDSARDLDQTIVMVTHDPVAASYADRVVFLRDGRLVDEVTDPTAELVSARLLKLEA
- a CDS encoding sensor histidine kinase, with amino-acid sequence MREWMARQARELGGLWRHNAEWWWQRRLRFADWVYALGLAPFVLFLQIIPQMGLVQGMLAALPQRHEAAVALAIILFLGLVPTAMFCVTVLLRRSRPMWLLGLAFVLLIAFGNLVPAAFALYSYAVHFNDRRLLAGWFALMTLAMGIGLDVSGITLFVNVSILLVVPMTVGLWVGTRRQLVDRLQERAERLEREQHLMAEQAIGAERTRIAREMHDVVAHRVSLMVLHAGGLEVSAPDERTAEAAGLIRTTGREALAELRGILGVLRDDTGGAAPTAPQPVLTDLDRLVEEWRGAGMSVRRTGEGLVPDLPAQVQRTAYRVVQEGLTNAAKHAPGAEVVVDLRLERGHLAVEVANGPATVPSVPPPVSGFGLTGLHERVALAGGTLSSGRRFDGGWRLRAMVPIDHHAGTERGPR